In a single window of the Papaver somniferum cultivar HN1 chromosome 8, ASM357369v1, whole genome shotgun sequence genome:
- the LOC113301509 gene encoding serine/arginine-rich splicing factor RS31-like isoform X3, with translation MFYVIMQGLSIFYILMFTGLPLFAGFAFVYFVDERDARDAIRYLDNTLFGHSRRRLSVEWAKQGERGSRLREGSRVMANQRPTKTLFVINFDPIDTRIRDIERHFEPFGKVLHVRIRRNFAFVQFETQEQATKALECTHMSKILDRVVSVEYALRDDGERDDRHGSPRRGYSPRGHSRSPVLRTSRPSPDYGRSRSPVLRRGLPSPDYGRARSPVYDRYSGAYYRDRSPDYGRYPRRGLSRSRSRSPVRR, from the exons TCCTTATGTTCACCGGCCTTCCCCTGTTTGCAG GGTTTgcgtttgtttattttgttgacGAGCGTGATGCTAGAGATGCAATCCGTTACCTTGATAACACACTGTTTGGCCACAGCAGACGCAGGCTCTCTGTAGAGTGGGCAAAG CAGGGAGAGCGTGGTTCTCGCCTTCGTGAAGGGTCAAGGGTTATGGCTAACCAGAGGCCTACTAAGACGCTATTCGTCATTAATTTTGACCCCATTGATACAAGGATTCGAGATATTGAAAGGCATTTTGAACCATTTGGAAAAGTTTTACATGTGAGGATCCGAAGAAACTTTGCGTTTGTGCAGTTTGAGACTCAGGAACAGGCGACAAAAGCACTCGAATGTACTCATATGAG CAAAATCTTAGATAGAGTGGTCTCGGTTGAATATGCTTTAAGGGACGATGGTGAGCGAGATGATAGGCATGGCAGCCCTAGAAGAGGTTATAGCCCACGTGGACATTCCAGAAGTCCAGTTCTTCGTACAAGCCGCCCCAGTCCTGATTATGGACGATCCAGAAGTCCAGTGCTTCGGAGGGGCCTACCCAGTCCTGATTATGGGCGTGCTCGTAGTCCAGTCTATGATAGATACAGCGGGGCATACTACAGGGACAGGAGCCCAGATTATGGTAGATATCCAAG GCGCGGCCTGAGCCGCAGTCGAAGCCGCTCGCCAGTTCGTCGGTGA
- the LOC113301509 gene encoding serine/arginine-rich splicing factor RS31-like isoform X4: MFYVIMQGLSIFYILMFTGLPLFAGFAFVYFVDERDARDAIRYLDNTLFGHSRRRLSVEWAKGERGSRLREGSRVMANQRPTKTLFVINFDPIDTRIRDIERHFEPFGKVLHVRIRRNFAFVQFETQEQATKALECTHMSKILDRVVSVEYALRDDGERDDRHGSPRRGYSPRGHSRSPVLRTSRPSPDYGRSRSPVLRRGLPSPDYGRARSPVYDRYSGAYYRDRSPDYGRYPRRGLSRSRSRSPVRR; the protein is encoded by the exons TCCTTATGTTCACCGGCCTTCCCCTGTTTGCAG GGTTTgcgtttgtttattttgttgacGAGCGTGATGCTAGAGATGCAATCCGTTACCTTGATAACACACTGTTTGGCCACAGCAGACGCAGGCTCTCTGTAGAGTGGGCAAAG GGAGAGCGTGGTTCTCGCCTTCGTGAAGGGTCAAGGGTTATGGCTAACCAGAGGCCTACTAAGACGCTATTCGTCATTAATTTTGACCCCATTGATACAAGGATTCGAGATATTGAAAGGCATTTTGAACCATTTGGAAAAGTTTTACATGTGAGGATCCGAAGAAACTTTGCGTTTGTGCAGTTTGAGACTCAGGAACAGGCGACAAAAGCACTCGAATGTACTCATATGAG CAAAATCTTAGATAGAGTGGTCTCGGTTGAATATGCTTTAAGGGACGATGGTGAGCGAGATGATAGGCATGGCAGCCCTAGAAGAGGTTATAGCCCACGTGGACATTCCAGAAGTCCAGTTCTTCGTACAAGCCGCCCCAGTCCTGATTATGGACGATCCAGAAGTCCAGTGCTTCGGAGGGGCCTACCCAGTCCTGATTATGGGCGTGCTCGTAGTCCAGTCTATGATAGATACAGCGGGGCATACTACAGGGACAGGAGCCCAGATTATGGTAGATATCCAAG GCGCGGCCTGAGCCGCAGTCGAAGCCGCTCGCCAGTTCGTCGGTGA
- the LOC113301509 gene encoding serine/arginine-rich splicing factor RS31-like isoform X5 — protein MFAHSNSSFTLGFAFVYFVDERDARDAIRYLDNTLFGHSRRRLSVEWAKGERGSRLREGSRVMANQRPTKTLFVINFDPIDTRIRDIERHFEPFGKVLHVRIRRNFAFVQFETQEQATKALECTHMSKILDRVVSVEYALRDDGERDDRHGSPRRGYSPRGHSRSPVLRTSRPSPDYGRSRSPVLRRGLPSPDYGRARSPVYDRYSGAYYRDRSPDYGRYPRRGLSRSRSRSPVRR, from the exons ATGTTTGCTCATTCTAATTCCAGTTTTACTCTAGGGTTTgcgtttgtttattttgttgacGAGCGTGATGCTAGAGATGCAATCCGTTACCTTGATAACACACTGTTTGGCCACAGCAGACGCAGGCTCTCTGTAGAGTGGGCAAAG GGAGAGCGTGGTTCTCGCCTTCGTGAAGGGTCAAGGGTTATGGCTAACCAGAGGCCTACTAAGACGCTATTCGTCATTAATTTTGACCCCATTGATACAAGGATTCGAGATATTGAAAGGCATTTTGAACCATTTGGAAAAGTTTTACATGTGAGGATCCGAAGAAACTTTGCGTTTGTGCAGTTTGAGACTCAGGAACAGGCGACAAAAGCACTCGAATGTACTCATATGAG CAAAATCTTAGATAGAGTGGTCTCGGTTGAATATGCTTTAAGGGACGATGGTGAGCGAGATGATAGGCATGGCAGCCCTAGAAGAGGTTATAGCCCACGTGGACATTCCAGAAGTCCAGTTCTTCGTACAAGCCGCCCCAGTCCTGATTATGGACGATCCAGAAGTCCAGTGCTTCGGAGGGGCCTACCCAGTCCTGATTATGGGCGTGCTCGTAGTCCAGTCTATGATAGATACAGCGGGGCATACTACAGGGACAGGAGCCCAGATTATGGTAGATATCCAAG GCGCGGCCTGAGCCGCAGTCGAAGCCGCTCGCCAGTTCGTCGGTGA